Proteins co-encoded in one Bradyrhizobium sp. 170 genomic window:
- a CDS encoding D-TA family PLP-dependent enzyme — MTTPLAAKIAREYGTPCAVIDMDRVERNIARVQVACDTAAVANRPHIKTHKSPLLAQMQVAAGAKGITCQKLGEAEVMAEAGIDDILISYNLIGEEKMARLAALQAKANMTVAADNSTVIAGLPQAAATSGRPLSVVVECDTGRKRAGVETPAEAIALAREIAASKGLKFAGFMLYPTETGWTEAQKFFDEALAGVRAHGLDATMVSTGGSPNLKNLGKLKGATEHRPGTYIYNDRMQVAAGVAEWDDCALNIYATVVSRAGPDRGILDAGSKTLTSDPGGGLDGYGLILEHPEAKIARFAEEHGFLDLARSNTRPVVGDVVRIVPNHVCVVVNMMDEVVMVRGDEIIGTLPVAARGKLR; from the coding sequence ATGACAACGCCCCTCGCCGCCAAAATCGCCCGTGAATATGGCACGCCCTGCGCCGTGATTGACATGGACCGGGTCGAGCGCAACATCGCGCGGGTTCAGGTGGCCTGCGATACGGCAGCCGTCGCCAACCGGCCGCATATCAAGACCCACAAGAGCCCCTTGCTGGCGCAGATGCAGGTCGCGGCCGGCGCGAAGGGCATCACCTGCCAGAAACTCGGCGAGGCCGAGGTGATGGCGGAAGCCGGCATCGACGACATCCTGATCAGCTACAATCTGATCGGCGAGGAGAAGATGGCCCGGCTCGCGGCACTGCAGGCCAAGGCCAACATGACGGTCGCCGCCGACAATTCGACCGTGATCGCGGGCCTGCCGCAGGCCGCCGCCACTTCGGGCCGTCCGCTCTCGGTCGTGGTCGAATGCGACACCGGGCGCAAGCGTGCCGGCGTCGAGACGCCGGCCGAAGCCATCGCGCTGGCCCGCGAGATCGCGGCCTCGAAGGGGCTGAAGTTTGCGGGCTTCATGCTGTACCCGACCGAGACCGGCTGGACCGAGGCGCAAAAATTTTTCGACGAGGCGCTGGCCGGCGTCCGCGCGCACGGGCTGGATGCGACGATGGTTTCAACCGGCGGCTCGCCGAACCTTAAAAACCTCGGCAAGCTCAAGGGCGCGACCGAGCATCGTCCCGGTACCTATATCTACAACGACCGCATGCAGGTCGCGGCTGGCGTCGCCGAATGGGACGATTGCGCGCTCAACATCTATGCCACCGTGGTGAGCCGCGCCGGTCCCGATCGCGGCATTTTGGATGCGGGCTCGAAAACGCTGACCTCGGACCCCGGCGGCGGGCTCGACGGTTACGGGCTGATCCTGGAGCACCCGGAAGCCAAGATCGCACGCTTTGCCGAAGAGCACGGCTTTCTCGATCTGGCCCGCAGCAACACGCGGCCTGTCGTCGGCGACGTCGTGCGGATCGTTCCCAATCACGTCTGCGTCGTCGTCAACATGATGGACGAGGTGGTGATGGTGCGCGGCGACGAAATCATCGGCACGCTGCCGGTCGCGGCGCGGGGGAAGCTGCGTTGA
- a CDS encoding TIGR03862 family flavoprotein — MSSPPKNVAIIGAGPAGLMAAEVLAQGGAEVTVYDAMPSVGRKFLMAGRGGLNLTHSEPLPQFLARYREAMPHLKAAIEAFPPSGLRDWSEALGQETFVGSSGRVFPKAFKASPLLRAWLRRLDSMGVKLALRHRWTGWDEQGPLRFQAPDGLHAVKAGATVLALGGASWPRLGSDGAWVETLAAKGVQISPLRPANSGFTVAWSDIFRDRFEGQPLKGVALSFGAHTVRGEAIITRAGIEGGAIYALSADLREAIIRSGRVTLYVAPRPDLDLKALIAKVSVPKGKQSLSNFLRKAVGLSPVAIGLLQEAAKASGASLASLSQPDLASLINAVPIELTGVAPIARAISTAGGIPFSELDGDFMLRRLPGVFVAGEMLDWEAPTGGYLLQASFATGAAAGRGALKWLRT, encoded by the coding sequence ATGTCATCACCTCCCAAGAACGTCGCCATCATCGGCGCCGGCCCGGCCGGCCTGATGGCGGCGGAAGTGCTTGCGCAAGGCGGCGCTGAAGTCACCGTCTATGACGCGATGCCCTCCGTCGGCCGCAAATTCCTGATGGCGGGGCGAGGCGGGCTGAATCTCACGCATAGCGAGCCATTGCCGCAATTCCTTGCGCGCTACCGCGAGGCGATGCCGCATCTGAAAGCCGCGATCGAAGCGTTTCCGCCGAGCGGCTTGCGCGACTGGAGCGAAGCGCTGGGACAGGAAACTTTTGTCGGCTCCAGCGGCCGGGTTTTTCCAAAGGCCTTCAAGGCGTCGCCGTTGCTGCGGGCGTGGCTGCGGCGGCTGGATTCGATGGGCGTAAAACTGGCGCTGCGTCACCGCTGGACCGGCTGGGACGAGCAGGGCCCGCTGCGCTTTCAAGCACCGGATGGACTGCATGCCGTCAAGGCGGGCGCGACGGTACTGGCGCTCGGCGGCGCAAGCTGGCCGCGGCTGGGCTCCGACGGCGCATGGGTCGAAACGCTCGCCGCGAAAGGCGTGCAGATATCGCCGCTGCGCCCGGCCAATAGCGGCTTCACCGTCGCTTGGTCGGATATCTTTCGCGACCGGTTCGAAGGTCAGCCGCTGAAAGGCGTGGCATTGAGCTTTGGTGCGCACACCGTGCGCGGCGAAGCGATCATCACCCGAGCCGGCATCGAAGGCGGCGCGATCTACGCGCTGTCGGCCGATTTACGCGAAGCCATTATCCGTTCAGGTCGGGTGACGCTGTACGTGGCGCCGCGGCCCGATCTCGACCTGAAAGCGCTGATCGCGAAGGTCTCGGTGCCGAAAGGCAAACAGTCTCTGTCGAATTTCCTGCGCAAGGCCGTTGGCCTCTCGCCCGTTGCGATCGGATTGCTGCAGGAGGCGGCCAAGGCATCCGGCGCTTCGCTCGCGTCGTTGTCGCAGCCCGACCTTGCCAGCCTGATCAACGCCGTCCCGATCGAACTTACGGGCGTCGCGCCGATTGCGCGCGCGATTTCCACCGCGGGCGGGATACCGTTCAGCGAACTCGACGGCGACTTCATGCTGCGCCGCTTGCCCGGCGTGTTTGTCGCCGGCGAAATGCTGGACTGGGAAGCGCCGACCGGCGGCTATCTGCTACAGGCGTCGTTTGCGACCGGGGCGGCCGCAGGGCGGGGCGCACTGAAGTGGCTAAGAACGTAG
- a CDS encoding SDR family NAD(P)-dependent oxidoreductase, whose translation MAIRFDGRVAIVTGAGNGLGRAHALGLASRGAKVVVNDFGGARDGTGGSLTPAEAVVEEIRKAGGVAMADGADVSKFGQVTAMVERATKEWGSVDLLCANAGILRDKSFAKMDIADFAKVLDVHLVGTFYCCKAVWDGMRERNYGRIVLTTSSSGLFGNFGQANYGAAKAGMVGLMNVLAEEGRKNNIRVNTISPTAATRMTEELLPPQALALMRPEAITPAVEFLLSEDAPTRTIMGAGAGSFAVIKIIETEGINLAQSDWTPDAIAAHFAEIDDVSKAKALQGAFEQTQKYVAQAAARAGIKL comes from the coding sequence ATGGCAATCAGGTTTGACGGACGCGTCGCTATCGTCACCGGCGCGGGCAATGGTCTGGGACGGGCGCATGCGCTGGGGCTGGCAAGCCGCGGCGCCAAGGTGGTGGTCAATGATTTCGGCGGCGCGCGCGATGGCACCGGCGGCTCGCTGACCCCTGCCGAGGCCGTGGTCGAGGAGATCCGCAAAGCCGGCGGCGTCGCCATGGCCGACGGCGCCGACGTCTCGAAGTTCGGACAAGTCACGGCGATGGTCGAGCGGGCTACGAAGGAGTGGGGCAGCGTCGATCTCCTGTGCGCCAACGCTGGCATTCTCCGCGACAAGTCGTTCGCAAAAATGGACATCGCCGACTTTGCCAAAGTACTCGATGTTCATCTCGTCGGCACTTTTTACTGCTGCAAGGCGGTGTGGGATGGCATGCGCGAGCGCAACTACGGCCGCATCGTGCTGACCACCTCGTCGTCGGGCCTGTTCGGCAATTTCGGTCAGGCTAATTACGGCGCCGCCAAAGCCGGCATGGTCGGCCTGATGAACGTGCTGGCCGAGGAAGGCCGCAAGAACAACATCCGCGTCAACACGATTTCGCCGACGGCCGCGACCCGGATGACGGAAGAACTGCTGCCACCGCAGGCGCTGGCCCTGATGCGCCCCGAGGCGATCACGCCGGCGGTGGAATTCCTGCTCAGCGAGGACGCGCCCACCCGCACCATCATGGGCGCCGGCGCAGGCTCGTTTGCGGTGATCAAGATCATCGAGACCGAAGGCATCAACCTGGCTCAATCCGACTGGACGCCGGATGCGATTGCCGCGCATTTTGCCGAGATCGACGATGTTTCGAAGGCGAAGGCGCTGCAAGGCGCGTTCGAGCAGACACAGAAGTATGTAGCGCAGGCCGCGGCGCGCGCGGGGATCAAGCTGTAG
- a CDS encoding MaoC family dehydratase, giving the protein MNEVWKKPPVSFEAYQAMVGKEIGVSSWHLIDQSRINVYADVIEDHQFIHVDPERAKKETAFGNTIAHGFLTMSLMSIMSYEVMPVIEGTAMGVNYGFDKLRFLSPVRAGSRVRGRFTLMEAKLRKPKELQSRTNVTVEIEGEDKPALVADWIGLIYFN; this is encoded by the coding sequence ATGAATGAAGTCTGGAAGAAACCGCCGGTCTCGTTTGAGGCCTATCAGGCCATGGTCGGCAAGGAGATCGGCGTGTCGTCATGGCACTTGATCGACCAGAGCCGGATCAACGTTTATGCCGACGTGATCGAGGACCATCAGTTCATCCATGTAGATCCGGAACGGGCGAAGAAGGAAACCGCGTTCGGCAACACCATCGCGCATGGCTTCCTCACCATGTCGCTGATGAGCATCATGTCCTATGAGGTGATGCCGGTCATCGAGGGCACCGCGATGGGCGTCAACTATGGCTTTGACAAGCTGCGCTTCCTCTCGCCGGTCCGTGCCGGCTCGCGCGTCCGCGGCCGCTTCACGCTCATGGAGGCCAAGCTGCGCAAGCCGAAAGAGCTGCAGTCGCGAACCAACGTCACCGTCGAGATCGAGGGCGAGGATAAGCCGGCGCTGGTAGCCGACTGGATCGGGCTGATCTATTTCAATTGA
- a CDS encoding AMP-binding protein, whose amino-acid sequence MTTFQEARAFLLKHRTDYDTAVKGFRWPDPVPFNWALDWFDAELARNADSRDRTALWIVDAGDKETKLSFAALSRRSNQVANFLRAQGLKRGDHLLLLLGNVVPLWETMLAAMKLGVVVIPATTLLTPDELRDRLDRGKARVVVASQDQVAKFAGLGADNLARIVVGATSKHDGWLPFEQSASASETFAPDGPTNADDPMLLYFTSGTTAKPKLVRHSQRSYPVGALSTMFWLGLQPGDVHLNISSPGWAKHAWSCFFAPWNAGATVFVVNQPRFDAKALLATIGRCGVTTLCAPPTVWRLFIQEKLAEFKVSLREVCGAGEPLNPEVIDQVKTAWGLTIRDGYGQTETTALAGNSPGQKVKVGSMGRPLPGYRVQITDNDGHVTKEGEVTLVLGADRPAGLMQGYQGEDGKLSGADGDLYRSGDVVFADDEGYLTFVGRSDDVFKSSDYRISPFELESVLLEHESVAEAAVVPSPDPIRLAIPKAYVLLVSGVERSPETALSIFKHLHTRLAPFKRIRKIELVTELPKTISGKIRRVQLRRLEHDNVRSDALRGAEFREEEFPELQKVRTAGLES is encoded by the coding sequence ATGACGACCTTCCAGGAAGCGCGCGCCTTTCTGCTCAAGCACCGCACGGATTACGATACGGCCGTAAAAGGGTTCCGCTGGCCCGATCCGGTTCCGTTCAACTGGGCGCTCGACTGGTTCGATGCGGAACTCGCACGCAATGCCGACAGCCGGGATCGCACGGCGCTCTGGATCGTCGATGCCGGCGACAAGGAGACAAAACTCTCCTTCGCGGCGCTGTCGCGCCGTTCCAACCAGGTCGCGAACTTCCTGCGTGCGCAGGGATTGAAGCGCGGCGACCATCTGTTGTTGCTGCTCGGCAATGTTGTGCCGCTATGGGAGACCATGCTGGCGGCGATGAAGCTCGGTGTGGTGGTGATCCCCGCCACCACGCTTCTTACCCCGGACGAATTGCGTGACCGGCTCGATCGCGGCAAGGCGAGGGTGGTGGTGGCTTCACAGGATCAGGTCGCGAAGTTTGCTGGCCTTGGCGCCGACAATCTGGCGCGCATCGTGGTCGGCGCGACCTCGAAGCACGACGGTTGGCTCCCCTTCGAACAGTCGGCGAGCGCATCCGAAACCTTTGCGCCTGACGGTCCGACCAACGCCGACGACCCGATGCTGCTCTATTTCACCTCGGGCACGACCGCAAAACCAAAGCTGGTGCGGCACAGCCAGCGCAGCTATCCGGTCGGCGCACTGTCGACGATGTTCTGGCTCGGGCTGCAGCCGGGCGATGTGCATCTGAATATTTCCTCGCCGGGCTGGGCCAAGCATGCCTGGAGTTGCTTCTTCGCGCCATGGAATGCGGGGGCCACTGTGTTCGTGGTCAACCAGCCGCGTTTCGATGCAAAAGCCTTGCTCGCGACCATCGGGCGCTGCGGCGTCACCACGCTGTGCGCGCCGCCGACGGTGTGGCGGCTGTTCATCCAGGAGAAGCTTGCCGAGTTCAAGGTGAGCCTGCGCGAGGTCTGCGGCGCCGGCGAGCCGCTCAACCCGGAAGTGATCGATCAGGTGAAGACGGCGTGGGGCCTGACCATCCGCGACGGCTACGGCCAGACCGAAACCACCGCACTCGCGGGCAACTCGCCGGGCCAGAAGGTCAAGGTCGGGTCGATGGGGCGCCCGCTGCCCGGCTACCGTGTGCAGATTACCGACAATGACGGCCACGTCACCAAGGAGGGGGAGGTGACGCTGGTGCTCGGCGCCGACCGCCCGGCAGGCCTGATGCAGGGCTATCAGGGCGAGGATGGCAAGCTCTCCGGCGCCGACGGCGATCTCTATCGCAGCGGCGACGTGGTGTTCGCCGACGACGAGGGCTACCTCACGTTCGTCGGCCGCTCCGACGACGTCTTCAAATCATCCGACTACCGCATCAGCCCGTTCGAGCTGGAGAGCGTGCTGCTGGAGCATGAATCGGTGGCCGAAGCCGCAGTCGTACCGAGCCCCGATCCGATCCGGCTGGCGATCCCCAAGGCCTATGTGCTGCTGGTATCGGGCGTGGAGCGTTCGCCCGAAACCGCGCTGTCGATCTTCAAGCACCTGCACACCCGGCTCGCGCCGTTCAAGCGCATCCGCAAGATCGAACTGGTCACGGAACTGCCGAAGACGATTTCCGGAAAGATCCGCCGCGTGCAGTTGCGCCGGCTCGAACATGATAATGTCAGAAGCGATGCGTTGCGCGGCGCCGAGTTCCGCGAAGAAGAATTCCCGGAGCTGCAGAAGGTGCGGACCGCCGGGCTGGAGAGCTGA
- the mmsB gene encoding 3-hydroxyisobutyrate dehydrogenase, producing the protein MATIAFIGLGNMGGPMAANLVKAGHKVTAFDLVAASRDQAKADGAAIAESSAASVKGADVVVTMLPAGKHVLSVWNEVIPVMTKGTLIIDCSTIDVESAKQAHALASKSGMLSVDAPVSGGTGGAKGATLTFMCGGEDKAFAAAKPVLENMGKKLVHCGGAGAGQAAKICNNMILGISMIGVGEAFALAEKLGLSHQALFDVASTSSGQCWALTSYCPVPGPVPASPANNGYKPGFASALMVKDLTLAQDAANAAGAATPLGKHAQELYKAFDAAGHGGVDFSGIIQHVRSLAGK; encoded by the coding sequence ATGGCAACTATCGCATTCATTGGTCTCGGCAACATGGGCGGGCCGATGGCGGCCAATCTGGTCAAGGCCGGCCACAAGGTCACCGCGTTCGATCTGGTCGCGGCCTCGCGCGATCAGGCCAAGGCCGACGGCGCGGCCATTGCGGAGAGTTCGGCTGCTTCCGTGAAGGGCGCCGACGTCGTCGTCACCATGCTGCCTGCGGGCAAGCATGTGCTGTCGGTCTGGAACGAGGTGATCCCCGTGATGACCAAGGGCACGCTGATCATCGATTGCTCGACCATCGACGTCGAGAGCGCCAAGCAGGCGCACGCGCTGGCGTCCAAGAGCGGAATGCTTTCGGTCGACGCCCCGGTGTCGGGCGGAACCGGCGGTGCCAAGGGCGCAACACTGACCTTCATGTGCGGCGGCGAGGACAAGGCGTTCGCGGCAGCAAAACCGGTGCTGGAGAACATGGGCAAGAAGCTCGTGCATTGCGGTGGCGCGGGCGCGGGGCAGGCGGCCAAGATCTGCAACAACATGATCCTGGGCATTTCCATGATCGGCGTCGGCGAGGCCTTTGCGCTCGCGGAAAAGCTCGGCCTGTCGCATCAGGCGCTGTTCGACGTCGCCTCGACCTCCTCGGGGCAGTGCTGGGCGCTGACGTCCTATTGCCCGGTGCCGGGCCCGGTGCCGGCCTCGCCGGCGAACAACGGCTACAAGCCGGGATTTGCCTCGGCGCTGATGGTGAAGGACCTGACGCTGGCGCAGGACGCGGCCAACGCCGCGGGCGCTGCGACGCCGCTGGGCAAGCACGCGCAGGAGCTCTACAAGGCGTTCGACGCCGCCGGCCACGGCGGGGTGGATTTTTCCGGGATTATCCAGCACGTTAGGAGTCTCGCCGGGAAATAA
- a CDS encoding enoyl-CoA hydratase/isomerase family protein — MTATAAAALIEGDVIAQREGGVGVIRLNRPKAINAVTLEMFRDIDKALDAFEADPAVAVILLEGAGERGLCAGGDIRALWESSKVRGDLGKILWREEYILNARIKKFPKPYVAFMDGIVMGGGVGLSAHSSHRVVTEKTKLAMPEVGLGFFPDVGGTWLLSHSPGEIGTYFGLTGQTMNGPDAIHAGFADLVVPSEELAALREVLTRAGPGITSGEIRTLIETFATGETAGPVAAMESKIDAWFAHDRMEDIVAALQRDGSELALSTLKTLNEKSPRGMVVTLKLLRLARTARSLEECLVREYRAALEVFASDDFREGVRAAVIDKDRSPKWSPPRIEDVTPAMVAPYFAEIGAAELKFS, encoded by the coding sequence ATGACAGCAACTGCTGCAGCCGCGCTCATCGAAGGCGACGTGATCGCGCAGCGCGAAGGTGGCGTTGGTGTGATCCGGCTCAATCGGCCGAAGGCTATCAATGCGGTGACGCTGGAGATGTTTCGCGACATCGACAAGGCGCTCGATGCCTTCGAGGCCGATCCCGCAGTCGCCGTGATCCTGCTGGAAGGCGCGGGCGAGCGCGGTCTCTGCGCCGGCGGCGACATCCGCGCGCTCTGGGAGAGCTCGAAGGTCAGGGGTGACCTCGGCAAGATCCTCTGGCGCGAGGAATACATCCTCAACGCCCGCATCAAGAAATTCCCGAAACCGTACGTCGCCTTCATGGACGGCATCGTGATGGGCGGCGGCGTCGGGTTATCGGCGCACTCCAGCCACCGCGTCGTGACCGAGAAAACGAAGCTGGCCATGCCCGAGGTCGGCCTCGGCTTCTTCCCCGATGTCGGCGGCACCTGGCTGTTGTCGCACTCGCCGGGTGAGATCGGCACTTATTTCGGATTGACCGGGCAGACCATGAATGGCCCCGACGCGATCCATGCAGGCTTTGCCGATCTGGTGGTGCCGTCCGAAGAACTGGCCGCCCTGCGCGAAGTTCTCACTCGGGCCGGACCCGGTATAACGTCCGGCGAAATCAGAACCCTCATCGAAACCTTTGCGACAGGCGAGACCGCCGGCCCCGTCGCAGCGATGGAATCGAAGATCGACGCATGGTTTGCCCATGATCGCATGGAAGATATCGTCGCAGCGCTGCAGCGCGATGGGTCGGAACTGGCGCTGTCGACGTTGAAGACGCTGAACGAAAAGTCGCCGCGTGGCATGGTGGTGACGCTCAAGTTGTTGCGGCTGGCGCGTACGGCCCGCTCGCTGGAGGAATGCCTGGTACGGGAATATCGCGCCGCGCTGGAAGTCTTCGCCAGCGACGATTTCCGCGAGGGCGTGCGCGCGGCCGTGATCGACAAGGACCGCAGTCCAAAGTGGTCGCCGCCGCGGATCGAGGACGTGACGCCGGCAATGGTCGCGCCGTATTTCGCCGAGATCGGCGCCGCCGAATTGAAATTCAGCTGA
- a CDS encoding isobutyryl-CoA dehydrogenase, which produces MQFALNEDQVAVRDMAREFAAEKIAPHALRWDEEKHFPVDVMREAASLGIGGIYIKDDVGGSAMTRFDAALIFEALATGCPTVSAFISIHNMASWMIDAYGNDTQRQKWLPKLCTMELLASYCLTEPGSGSDAAALRTRAVRDGDHYVLNGQKQFISGAGKGDLYVVMVRTGADGPGGISTLVIPADTPGVSFGANERKMGWNAQPTRAVIFENARVPVENRLGDEGIGFKIAMAGLDGGRINIAACSLGGAQSALDKSLAYMKERKAFGKRLDEFQALQFRLADMATELEAARTFVWRAAAALDRKDADAPMLCAMAKRFGTDVGFEVANQALQLHGGYGYLSEYGIEKIVRDLRVHQILEGTNEIMRMIVSRKMIEGAR; this is translated from the coding sequence ATGCAGTTCGCTCTCAATGAGGACCAGGTGGCGGTTCGCGACATGGCGCGCGAATTCGCCGCGGAGAAGATCGCGCCGCATGCGTTGCGCTGGGACGAGGAGAAGCATTTTCCGGTCGATGTGATGCGCGAGGCCGCAAGCCTCGGCATCGGCGGCATTTACATCAAGGACGACGTCGGCGGCTCCGCCATGACCCGCTTCGACGCCGCGCTGATCTTCGAGGCGCTGGCGACCGGCTGCCCGACCGTGTCGGCCTTCATCTCGATCCACAACATGGCGTCGTGGATGATCGATGCCTATGGCAATGACACCCAGCGCCAGAAATGGCTGCCAAAGCTCTGCACCATGGAGCTGTTGGCGAGCTATTGCCTGACCGAGCCGGGCTCCGGCTCGGACGCCGCGGCGCTGCGCACCCGCGCGGTGCGCGACGGTGACCATTATGTGCTCAACGGCCAGAAGCAGTTCATCTCCGGCGCCGGCAAGGGCGATCTTTATGTGGTGATGGTCCGGACCGGCGCCGACGGTCCCGGTGGCATCTCGACGCTTGTCATTCCGGCCGACACGCCGGGCGTCTCGTTCGGCGCCAACGAGCGCAAGATGGGCTGGAACGCGCAGCCGACCCGCGCGGTGATTTTCGAGAATGCGCGCGTGCCGGTCGAAAATAGACTTGGCGACGAGGGTATCGGCTTCAAGATCGCGATGGCCGGGCTCGACGGCGGCCGCATCAATATCGCGGCGTGTTCACTCGGCGGCGCGCAAAGCGCGCTCGACAAATCGCTCGCCTACATGAAGGAACGAAAAGCCTTCGGAAAACGCCTCGACGAATTCCAGGCGCTGCAGTTTCGCCTCGCCGACATGGCGACCGAACTGGAGGCGGCGCGGACTTTTGTGTGGCGTGCGGCGGCTGCGCTCGACCGCAAGGATGCCGACGCCCCCATGCTGTGCGCGATGGCCAAACGTTTCGGCACCGACGTCGGCTTCGAGGTCGCCAACCAGGCGCTGCAACTGCATGGCGGCTACGGTTACCTCAGCGAATACGGCATCGAGAAGATCGTGCGCGACCTGCGCGTGCACCAGATCCTGGAAGGGACCAACGAAATCATGCGGATGATCGTGTCGCGCAAGATGATCGAGGGCGCGCGATGA
- a CDS encoding CoA-acylating methylmalonate-semialdehyde dehydrogenase has product MRSIGHFIGGKEVKGTSGRTADVFEPMTGDVQAKVALASKAEVRAAVENARDAQVEWANTNPQRRARVMMKFLELAQRDYDKLADMLAREHGKTVPDAKGDIQRGLEVVEFACGIPHLMKGEYTEGAGPGIDIYSMRQPLGVVAGITPFNFPAMIPMWKFAPAIACGNAFILKPSERDPGVPMMLAALMIEAGLPPGVLNVVNGDKEAVDAILDDPDIRAIGFVGSSPIAQYIYERAAATGKRAQCFGGAKNHAIVMPDADMDQTVDALIGAGYGSAGERCMAISVAVPVGKTAADRLMEKLIPRVESLKIGTSVDPSADFGPLVTREAVEKVKNYIDIGVKEGATLAVDGRGFKMQGYEKGFYLGGSLFDNVTKDMRIYKEEIFGPVLSVVRAHDYKEALALPSDHDYGNGVAIFTRDGDAARDFAAKVNVGMVGINVPIPVPIAYYTFGGWKKSGFGDLNQHGPDSIRFYTKTKTITSRWPSGVKEGAEFSIPTMN; this is encoded by the coding sequence ATGCGCTCAATCGGACATTTCATCGGTGGTAAAGAGGTCAAGGGCACGTCCGGGCGGACGGCTGACGTTTTCGAGCCGATGACCGGCGACGTCCAGGCCAAGGTGGCGCTGGCCTCCAAGGCCGAGGTTCGCGCCGCCGTCGAAAACGCCAGGGACGCGCAGGTCGAGTGGGCCAACACCAATCCGCAGCGCCGCGCGCGCGTGATGATGAAATTCCTCGAACTCGCGCAGCGCGATTACGACAAGCTCGCCGACATGCTGGCGCGCGAACACGGCAAGACCGTTCCCGACGCCAAGGGCGACATCCAGCGCGGCCTCGAGGTCGTCGAGTTCGCCTGCGGCATCCCGCATTTGATGAAGGGTGAATACACCGAAGGCGCCGGTCCCGGCATCGACATCTATTCGATGCGGCAACCCTTGGGCGTCGTCGCTGGCATCACGCCGTTCAATTTCCCGGCGATGATCCCGATGTGGAAATTCGCGCCTGCGATCGCCTGCGGTAACGCTTTCATCCTGAAGCCCTCGGAGCGCGATCCTGGCGTGCCGATGATGCTGGCGGCCTTGATGATCGAGGCAGGCCTCCCGCCCGGCGTCCTCAACGTCGTCAACGGCGACAAGGAAGCGGTCGACGCCATTCTCGACGATCCCGACATCAGGGCGATCGGCTTCGTCGGCTCTTCGCCGATCGCGCAATATATCTATGAGCGCGCAGCCGCCACCGGCAAGCGCGCGCAGTGTTTTGGCGGCGCCAAGAACCACGCCATCGTGATGCCCGACGCCGACATGGACCAGACCGTCGATGCACTGATCGGCGCCGGCTATGGCTCGGCGGGCGAGCGCTGCATGGCGATTTCGGTCGCGGTGCCCGTCGGCAAGACCGCCGCCGACCGCCTGATGGAAAAGCTGATTCCGCGCGTGGAGTCGCTCAAGATCGGCACCTCGGTCGATCCGTCCGCCGATTTCGGCCCGCTGGTGACGCGCGAAGCGGTCGAGAAGGTGAAGAACTACATCGATATCGGTGTCAAGGAAGGCGCGACGCTTGCCGTCGACGGCCGCGGCTTCAAGATGCAGGGCTACGAGAAGGGATTCTATCTCGGTGGTTCGCTGTTCGACAACGTCACCAAGGACATGCGTATCTACAAGGAAGAGATCTTTGGCCCGGTGCTGTCGGTGGTGCGCGCCCACGACTACAAGGAAGCGCTGGCGCTGCCATCGGACCATGACTACGGCAACGGCGTTGCGATCTTCACCCGCGACGGCGACGCCGCCCGCGATTTCGCGGCCAAGGTGAATGTCGGCATGGTCGGCATCAACGTGCCGATCCCGGTGCCGATCGCGTACTACACCTTCGGCGGCTGGAAGAAGTCCGGCTTCGGCGATCTCAACCAGCACGGTCCGGATTCGATCCGCTTCTACACCAAGACCAAGACGATCACCTCGCGCTGGCCGTCCGGTGTCAAGGAAGGCGCGGAGTTCTCGATTCCGACGATGAACTGA